The following are encoded in a window of Kaistia algarum genomic DNA:
- a CDS encoding cysteine hydrolase family protein, whose product MNDGIDPKGSYMHKIAIDPEILGFVKRWRGKEHIFRDIDPARTAHVVIDMQNAFGEVGGELEVPTCREIVSNINRISAALAEAGGLNVFVKFEVTEDTPKSWSVWLDYFCTQERGTRAKALFAPGAWGGEIMPELDIYERDIVVPKSRFSVFVEGSSELNRILRARGIDTIIISGTVTNCCCESAARDAMQLNYKVIFMADATAALTDAEHNATLSNMVSIFADVMTTDELVGFVEASPARIAAE is encoded by the coding sequence TTGAACGACGGCATCGACCCGAAAGGCAGCTACATGCACAAGATCGCCATCGATCCCGAAATTCTGGGCTTCGTGAAGCGTTGGCGCGGCAAGGAACATATCTTCCGCGACATCGACCCGGCCCGGACCGCGCATGTCGTGATCGACATGCAGAATGCGTTCGGCGAGGTAGGCGGCGAATTGGAGGTGCCGACCTGCCGCGAGATTGTTTCCAACATCAACCGCATCAGTGCAGCGCTCGCCGAAGCGGGTGGACTCAATGTCTTCGTCAAGTTCGAGGTGACGGAGGATACGCCGAAGAGCTGGTCGGTCTGGCTCGATTATTTCTGTACGCAGGAGCGGGGGACCCGTGCCAAGGCTTTGTTCGCACCCGGCGCCTGGGGCGGCGAAATCATGCCGGAGCTCGACATCTACGAGCGCGACATCGTCGTGCCGAAGAGCCGCTTCAGCGTCTTCGTGGAGGGCTCGTCAGAGCTGAACCGGATCCTGCGCGCGCGCGGCATCGACACGATCATCATCTCCGGAACGGTCACCAATTGCTGCTGCGAATCGGCGGCGCGCGATGCCATGCAGCTGAACTACAAGGTGATCTTCATGGCCGATGCGACGGCCGCCCTGACCGACGCCGAGCACAATGCGACGCTCTCCAACATGGTCTCGATCTTCGCCGACGTTATGACCACGGACGAATTAGTGGGCTTCGTCGAAGCGTCGCCGGCCCGCATCGCTGCCGAGTAA